In Phycisphaerae bacterium, the following proteins share a genomic window:
- a CDS encoding CPBP family intramembrane metalloprotease, translated as MIAIPLLLAVPVIMWLVQTGLLIKHGLHVRFRIDAGDSPPIVRSAGRIVTQISLASLAIVYPYCIGRSPIAYYAELLPFDAALRDAVRGCAATTLFLCLLYLAWLLNDRLRVPDALDVRRTARRIALVPLSAAFGATVEEMVFRGVVMADLQRSGLFGMPAVVAISAIVFAAAHYVRSPKRYWTVAGHLVLGCFLSIAFAVTGNLWLAIGLHAGGILMIMGARPVLKTRGPSWLTGASIYPYAGVVGAVGLTILTVLIARRQ; from the coding sequence ATGATCGCGATTCCGCTACTGCTTGCTGTCCCTGTGATCATGTGGCTCGTGCAGACCGGCCTCCTTATTAAGCACGGCCTGCACGTTCGCTTCAGAATCGACGCCGGAGATTCACCGCCAATCGTTCGGAGCGCCGGCCGGATCGTGACGCAGATTTCCCTGGCATCCCTGGCGATTGTCTATCCATATTGCATCGGACGATCACCGATCGCGTACTACGCGGAGCTGCTGCCCTTCGATGCTGCTCTGCGCGATGCGGTCCGCGGCTGTGCCGCCACGACACTCTTTCTTTGCCTGCTCTACCTCGCATGGTTGTTGAACGACCGACTCCGCGTGCCGGATGCGCTTGACGTACGGCGTACCGCGCGGCGAATCGCACTCGTGCCGCTCTCCGCTGCATTCGGTGCAACTGTCGAGGAAATGGTGTTTCGAGGTGTGGTCATGGCTGATCTGCAGCGGTCAGGTCTGTTCGGTATGCCGGCCGTGGTCGCAATCTCCGCGATTGTTTTTGCAGCGGCGCATTATGTTCGCAGTCCAAAGCGCTACTGGACGGTCGCCGGACATCTCGTCCTCGGATGCTTCTTGTCGATCGCGTTTGCCGTGACGGGAAATCTCTGGCTGGCGATCGGCCTGCATGCCGGTGGAATCCTGATGATCATGGGAGCGCGGCCGGTCCTGAAGACGCGGGGACCGTCCTGGTTAACCGGAGCAAGTATCTATCCGTACGCTGGCGTCGTCGGCGCCGTTGGCCTGACCATTCTCACGGTGCTGATCGCGCGTCGCCAATAG